GGCATTGAGCAGACCGCTTGCGAGGGCATCGTGTGCGTCCAGGGTCAGGCCGCGAAAGATGATCTCTTTGGCCCGCGCCGCGCCTACCACATCGCACAGCCGCGCATAGTTGGCCACCGTTAGGCAGTTGGCCACGGTGCGGGCGATAGGAATGGCGAACTTGCTGCCCGCACCGCCATAGCGCAGATCGCAGGCCAGCGCGACCATCGCGCCGGCGCCGATGGCGTAGCCTTCGATTGCCGCGATGATCGGCTTGGGGAGCGCTTCCAGCGCCTCCAGTGCCCGCTCCAGGCGTCGTTCGTAAACCAATCCGTCCTCGGCGTCGTGAAAAGCTTCGAACTGAGTGATGTCGGTTCCCGTGCTGAAAGCGCGGCTGCCGCCTCCGCGCACGATCATGACTCGCACAGAAGGGTCGCGTTCAATTTGGCGGCACAGTTCGGGGAGCCAATCGTACATCGCCCAGGTAAGCGCGTTATGTGCCTGGGGGCGATTGAAGGTAAGTGTGGCCAGGGGTGGAGCGATTTCCAGTAAAATTTCGCTTGATTCCATCATCGACGCGACCCAATCCAGGCGCGATCCGAGTTGTAGCCGAGAACCAGGCGCGGGGGAATCGGGAGGGAGGGAGGGTGTGTAGGCCAACGGCTATTCAAAGCAGGCCAAAGGGCCAAAAAATGTAAATAAGACCACTTATCCAGCGCTATTTTTTTATCAACTCTTTCATTGCGCTCTTGCGTTCCCTTAGGGGATTACCAACCCTCCAAAAGACGCAACTTTTAACCGTTGTTGGCTTTTGCCCCCGCTATAAGGGTGAGGTCCGAGATAGGGCGGACCAGCAATGGAAGTAGCGGTAATCGGCTTGGGCTATGTAGGCTGCGTGACCGCGGTCGGCTTGGCCAGCATGGGTCATCAAGTGACCGCCTATGATATCGACCGCGAGCGGGTGGAACGGGCCACGCAGGGCGAGGCCCCGGTGCCCGAACCGGGGCTGGAGCGGGCGCTGTGGAAAGCAGTTGATAGTGGAATGTTGCGGGCACGCTGCGAAGCGATGCCACAGCCCGCGGAGCTGGCGTTGATTTGCGTGGGCACCCCTTCGGCCGGCGACGGCGCTCCCGACCTGAGCGCGCTGTTGGCGGCGGTGGAGGGGGCCGGGCGAGCGATGCGTAAGGATCGGGCTCGGCGCGTGGTGGCAATTCGCAGCACCGTGCTACCCCATTTGATTGGCGAGGTGTTGGAACCCGCCTTGCACCAAGCGGCGGGACGGCGCGAGGGGGTAGGTTTGTGCGCCAACCCGGAGTTTTTGCGCGAGGGCAGTGCGTTGGCGGATTTCAGCGACCCCCCTTTCACCTTGATTGGTACCGACGACAACTTCAGCGCGCCGATGCTGGCTCGCATCTTCGGCCATTTACGGGCGCCGCTGATTGAAACCACCCCCGGCCTGGCAATGATGGTCAAGTACACTTGTAACGCCTTTCACGCCGCCAAGATCAGTTTTGCCAACGAAATCGGTAACCTGTGCCATCGCGCCGGCCTGGATGGCCGTCAGGTGATGGCAATCATGGCGCGCGACACCCGGCTTAACCTCTCGCCTGCCTATTTGGCCCCGGGCTTTGCCTATGGCGGTTCATGCCTGCCCAAGGACTTGCGCGCGCTGCTTGCCTTGGGGCGGGCGCAGGCGCTGGAAACCCCCTTGCTGGGAGCCATCGAACGCAGCAATGACTGGCAGTTCCGCCACGGCCTCGGACTAATCATGGATAGCGGCGGACAGCGCATCGCGATGCTCGGGGTGGGCTTCAAGACACACAGCGGCGACGTGCGCGAAAGTCCTCTGCTGCGGCTTTGCCAGGAGCTG
This window of the Candidatus Binataceae bacterium genome carries:
- a CDS encoding enoyl-CoA hydratase produces the protein MMESSEILLEIAPPLATLTFNRPQAHNALTWAMYDWLPELCRQIERDPSVRVMIVRGGGSRAFSTGTDITQFEAFHDAEDGLVYERRLERALEALEALPKPIIAAIEGYAIGAGAMVALACDLRYGGAGSKFAIPIARTVANCLTVANYARLCDVVGAARAKEIIFRGLTLDAHDALASGLLNAVVEADEAYAHARRVALEIAAGAPLTLAITKQAHLRLFRHRRHQIADEDLLAQAYGSADFHQAVSAFIAKRKITFQGR
- a CDS encoding nucleotide sugar dehydrogenase; translated protein: MEVAVIGLGYVGCVTAVGLASMGHQVTAYDIDRERVERATQGEAPVPEPGLERALWKAVDSGMLRARCEAMPQPAELALICVGTPSAGDGAPDLSALLAAVEGAGRAMRKDRARRVVAIRSTVLPHLIGEVLEPALHQAAGRREGVGLCANPEFLREGSALADFSDPPFTLIGTDDNFSAPMLARIFGHLRAPLIETTPGLAMMVKYTCNAFHAAKISFANEIGNLCHRAGLDGRQVMAIMARDTRLNLSPAYLAPGFAYGGSCLPKDLRALLALGRAQALETPLLGAIERSNDWQFRHGLGLIMDSGGQRIAMLGVGFKTHSGDVRESPLLRLCQELRARALAVRAYDPDLADSTNPDLAHLGVQSDGLMVKDLTALLEWADVVVMGKRMALGPEAIARLATKPTVIDLADAGLPLAALANCQGLCW